Proteins encoded by one window of Martelella endophytica:
- a CDS encoding autotransporter domain-containing protein: protein MVSYPVNMDPSVWTVDRQKPAGFASVDYGGRSGVLAITTDGDVHGNNSHQSYEGYMQGLDVPAGDSFIGGDIFISDGWQQGSDSDYIRTGMWGSATSAENVENNVYDGNNVIFPIVNFTNQDGEGHLEVYIYNQGGWVDLPETAGLISYGGWNTVDMRMYIASDDPDEIRVEFYFNETLIYTWDTPVGVTGNVPEQYFRMYLNNFNNQVTDYTTYWSDLMSGLLLAEGQTTLGDTPGNVRVQNDGTAVTITSGSTIGGSVVVRGNPEIIQPVTFGSGVTVEGNVNARRAQLLFPTITGASPVTINGDLVLTQLSSSSGGTTQTPVVIEGSGYVDETSTLAGNFFIRRDLQSFGFFAPGNSIGMVTIGGNLDLGPTSVYNVEVDLAGNADLIDVGGVANLDGSVVVDVIDGYLLNYDYVILTADGGFNGTRFDSDTPVWNNINDYAFVSPLVTYDANNVYLTIQRNGVPLSAYAQTPNQLAVADALEDLGTMATPPALYDDIILTLTVDQAPTVYNALSPEIYASASTAMIDQAHYIQDAVTGRLQQAFGGVSTTKVTSMSYAETEDGPESIAGYDTAPESTFGAWGYAYGGWTDWDGNSNAGKLKSSSGGFLTGFDGALGDNWRAGVLAGYGYTSFSNKAAASGDSEAYTIGAYTGGLWPMSATGGLSVSSGLSYTWNTPSVDRTVSFTGFSDKLKGEYDAGTFQVFGELAYEYKPSEEIAVEPYANLSYVNFNADSFSETGTSAAALSVASQSVNTYFTTLGFRASTGFDLGQVGSSAFLDIGWRHAYGDTTPDAIASFVGSSPFLVAGVPIAEDTAVIGAGIDFGITEMASIGVSYSGQFGSGISQNSVSARLDVKF, encoded by the coding sequence GTGGTCTCTTATCCGGTGAATATGGACCCGTCGGTGTGGACCGTCGACCGTCAGAAGCCTGCAGGCTTCGCATCTGTCGATTATGGTGGTCGGTCTGGTGTGCTTGCGATTACCACCGATGGAGATGTTCACGGCAACAATAGCCATCAATCCTACGAGGGCTATATGCAGGGACTCGACGTCCCGGCGGGGGACTCGTTCATCGGGGGTGACATCTTCATTTCCGATGGCTGGCAGCAGGGCTCCGATAGCGACTATATCCGCACTGGTATGTGGGGATCCGCCACCAGTGCCGAGAATGTCGAAAACAACGTCTATGACGGCAACAACGTCATCTTTCCCATTGTCAATTTCACCAACCAAGACGGCGAAGGCCATCTGGAAGTCTACATCTATAACCAGGGCGGCTGGGTCGACCTTCCGGAGACTGCAGGGCTGATTTCTTACGGCGGCTGGAATACGGTCGACATGCGCATGTATATCGCCTCGGACGACCCCGACGAAATTCGCGTCGAGTTCTATTTCAACGAGACGCTCATATACACTTGGGATACGCCTGTCGGCGTGACGGGGAACGTGCCAGAGCAGTATTTCAGGATGTACCTCAATAACTTTAACAATCAGGTGACCGATTATACGACCTATTGGTCCGATCTGATGTCTGGCCTCCTGCTCGCCGAAGGCCAGACCACGCTGGGGGACACGCCTGGCAATGTTCGTGTGCAGAATGATGGTACGGCCGTAACCATCACATCAGGGTCCACGATTGGTGGTTCGGTTGTCGTTCGCGGCAACCCGGAGATTATTCAGCCTGTAACCTTTGGTTCGGGCGTGACGGTTGAGGGGAACGTCAATGCTCGACGGGCCCAGTTGCTTTTCCCAACGATTACAGGAGCCTCTCCGGTCACTATCAACGGCGATCTGGTTCTCACGCAGCTTTCCTCGTCGTCCGGCGGCACCACTCAAACTCCGGTCGTCATCGAGGGTAGCGGCTATGTCGACGAGACATCGACCCTGGCCGGCAATTTCTTTATCCGTCGCGACCTTCAGAGCTTCGGCTTCTTCGCGCCGGGCAATTCGATCGGTATGGTCACCATCGGCGGCAACCTCGATCTCGGGCCGACTTCCGTCTACAACGTCGAAGTCGATCTGGCCGGCAATGCGGATCTGATCGACGTCGGTGGTGTCGCCAACCTTGATGGTTCGGTCGTCGTCGATGTTATCGATGGCTATCTGCTGAACTACGACTATGTGATCCTGACCGCCGATGGCGGGTTCAACGGAACGCGCTTCGATTCCGACACGCCGGTGTGGAACAACATCAACGACTATGCCTTCGTCTCGCCGCTGGTCACCTATGACGCGAACAACGTCTACCTGACCATCCAGCGCAACGGCGTGCCGCTTTCCGCTTATGCGCAAACGCCGAACCAGTTGGCCGTCGCCGATGCGCTCGAGGATCTCGGCACCATGGCGACCCCGCCGGCGCTTTATGACGACATCATTCTGACGCTCACCGTCGACCAGGCGCCGACGGTCTATAACGCCTTGTCGCCGGAAATCTATGCCTCCGCCAGCACGGCGATGATCGATCAGGCGCATTATATTCAGGACGCTGTCACCGGCCGGTTGCAGCAGGCCTTCGGCGGTGTGTCGACCACCAAGGTCACCTCGATGTCCTACGCCGAGACCGAGGATGGCCCGGAGAGCATAGCCGGTTACGACACGGCGCCCGAAAGCACCTTCGGTGCCTGGGGTTATGCCTATGGCGGCTGGACCGATTGGGATGGCAACAGCAATGCCGGCAAGCTCAAATCGTCAAGCGGCGGTTTCCTGACCGGTTTCGACGGCGCGCTTGGCGACAACTGGCGGGCTGGTGTGCTGGCAGGCTATGGCTACACCTCGTTCTCGAACAAGGCGGCTGCCTCCGGCGATAGCGAAGCCTACACGATTGGCGCTTACACCGGTGGTCTGTGGCCGATGAGCGCAACTGGCGGTCTTTCCGTCAGTTCGGGCCTTTCCTACACATGGAACACGCCTTCGGTCGACCGTACGGTGAGCTTCACCGGTTTCTCCGACAAGCTGAAGGGCGAGTATGATGCCGGAACATTCCAGGTGTTCGGCGAACTGGCCTATGAATACAAGCCGTCGGAAGAGATTGCCGTCGAGCCGTATGCCAATCTCTCCTATGTCAACTTCAACGCTGACAGCTTCTCCGAGACCGGAACGTCTGCCGCGGCTCTTTCCGTCGCCTCCCAGTCTGTGAACACCTATTTCACCACGCTGGGCTTCCGGGCTTCGACTGGCTTCGATCTCGGCCAAGTTGGTTCGTCAGCCTTTCTCGATATCGGCTGGCGCCACGCCTACGGCGATACGACGCCGGATGCGATCGCATCCTTTGTCGGCTCCTCACCGTTCCTGGTTGCGGGTGTTCCGATCGCGGAAGACACCGCGGTCATCGGTGCGGGGATCGATTTCGGTATCACCGAAATGGCCAGCATCGGTGTCAGCTACAGCGGCCAGTTCGGCTCCGGCATTTCGCAAAACAGCGTTAGTGCCCGGCTCGATGTGAAGTTCTGA
- a CDS encoding HWE histidine kinase domain-containing protein, protein MHERVDLTNCDREPIHLLGRVQDFGFLIGVDRDWVITHVSENAKDFIGRAPDDLLGRPVGELLPDDTLHSIRNRLQFLSPHRGVEVVYDVLIEGSDRHFDASVHALDAHTILEFEVASPLEGAATDIANVRNAIDRMAELPNLEDVFSQTARFVKLITGFDRVMLYRFDSDGSGEVVAEAKQSELEAFLNLRYPASDIPRQARALYVENPIRLIASSTHEGIPVRALRDDGPLDLSGSRLRAVSPIHLEYLRNMDVAASMSISVIVNGALWGLIACHHGAPHVPSMRLRNAALLFGQMLSLILQTRLTAEERANDEAVATLTANISRTLSQGTSAPELLKSSAEAFAEVLHADGYAIVQDERVVRGGLTPEREETLALCDALNALPGNEVYATHHLAAFMPKAADFVERAAGVVAVPISRSPRDYLLFFRQELVRQVNWAGNPEKAMSFGPNGARLTPRKSFELWQTTVRGQSAKWTPADRRAAAQLRIMLLEVVLRLTDEAGRERKLANEKQELLIAELNHRVRNILGLVRGLIVQTRSHAQTAEDFFSKLDSRVQALARAHDQITRHNWGPAALTELLETEAESYLLDKKDRLLLEGPNVLLTSRAYSSLALVIHELITNSAKYGALSVPRGTVNVSWKIERNGSLKISWRELGGPPVQAPERRGFGTTIIERTIPFELTGKADVDYRLEGLAGTFVLPPEHVVPGETMAVPAARKSVVERQEVTPPQNILIVEDNLIIAMDAEVIFESLGAEEVVVHSSVEGALDHIENRDEPLSFALLDINLGGETSFPVALRLKELGVPFAFASGYGEGTRLPDELQDIRILSKPYDKDTVASLLG, encoded by the coding sequence TGCTGGGCCGCCCGGTGGGCGAGCTGCTGCCGGATGACACGCTGCATTCGATCCGAAACCGGCTTCAGTTCCTGTCTCCGCATCGCGGTGTGGAGGTGGTCTACGACGTGCTGATCGAAGGCTCGGACCGCCATTTCGATGCCTCGGTGCATGCGCTCGACGCTCACACCATCCTGGAGTTCGAGGTCGCTTCGCCGCTCGAAGGGGCCGCGACCGACATCGCCAATGTCCGCAATGCCATCGACCGGATGGCGGAATTGCCGAACCTGGAGGATGTGTTTTCCCAGACCGCCCGCTTCGTCAAGCTTATCACCGGTTTCGACCGGGTGATGCTCTATCGCTTCGACAGCGACGGCAGCGGCGAGGTGGTGGCCGAAGCCAAGCAGAGCGAACTCGAAGCGTTTTTGAACCTGCGCTACCCGGCAAGCGATATTCCGCGGCAGGCGCGCGCCCTCTATGTCGAAAATCCGATCCGTCTCATCGCATCCTCGACGCATGAGGGTATTCCGGTGCGGGCGCTGAGGGATGACGGGCCGCTCGATCTTTCGGGCAGCCGTTTGCGCGCCGTATCGCCCATTCACCTCGAATATCTGCGCAATATGGATGTCGCCGCGTCTATGTCGATTTCGGTCATCGTCAACGGCGCATTGTGGGGCCTGATCGCATGCCATCATGGTGCCCCGCATGTGCCGTCGATGCGGCTCAGAAATGCAGCACTTCTGTTCGGCCAGATGTTGTCGCTGATCCTGCAGACCCGGCTGACGGCCGAGGAACGCGCCAATGACGAGGCGGTCGCGACGCTGACGGCGAACATCTCGCGCACCCTGTCGCAGGGCACCTCGGCCCCGGAGCTGCTGAAATCTTCGGCCGAGGCCTTTGCCGAGGTTCTCCATGCCGATGGCTATGCGATCGTTCAGGACGAACGGGTGGTGCGGGGCGGCTTGACACCGGAGCGCGAGGAGACCCTGGCGCTTTGCGATGCGCTGAACGCGCTGCCGGGCAACGAGGTTTACGCCACCCATCATCTTGCGGCCTTCATGCCGAAGGCAGCGGATTTCGTCGAGCGGGCCGCCGGGGTCGTGGCGGTGCCGATCTCGCGCTCGCCCCGAGATTATCTTCTGTTCTTCCGGCAGGAGCTGGTCCGGCAGGTGAACTGGGCGGGCAACCCGGAAAAGGCGATGAGCTTCGGCCCCAATGGCGCGCGGCTGACGCCCCGCAAGAGTTTCGAGCTATGGCAGACGACGGTGCGCGGCCAGAGCGCCAAGTGGACGCCGGCCGACCGGCGCGCCGCAGCCCAGCTCAGGATCATGCTGCTCGAGGTCGTGCTTCGCCTGACCGACGAGGCCGGCCGGGAGCGCAAGCTCGCCAACGAGAAGCAGGAACTGCTGATTGCCGAGCTCAACCACCGCGTTCGCAACATTCTCGGCCTTGTCCGTGGCCTCATCGTCCAGACTCGCTCGCATGCGCAGACGGCGGAGGACTTTTTCAGCAAGCTCGACAGCCGTGTCCAGGCGCTGGCGCGCGCCCACGACCAGATCACCCGGCACAACTGGGGGCCTGCGGCGCTGACCGAACTGCTGGAGACCGAAGCGGAAAGCTACCTCCTCGACAAGAAGGACCGGCTGCTCCTCGAAGGGCCGAATGTCCTGCTGACCTCGCGCGCCTATTCCTCGCTCGCACTGGTCATCCACGAGCTGATCACCAATTCGGCCAAGTATGGCGCCCTTTCCGTGCCGCGCGGAACGGTGAATGTGAGCTGGAAGATCGAGCGCAATGGCAGCCTCAAGATCTCCTGGCGCGAGCTTGGCGGCCCTCCCGTGCAGGCGCCCGAGCGCCGTGGCTTCGGCACCACCATCATCGAGCGCACCATCCCCTTCGAACTGACCGGCAAGGCGGATGTCGACTACCGTCTGGAGGGGCTGGCGGGCACATTCGTGCTGCCGCCCGAGCATGTGGTGCCGGGCGAGACCATGGCCGTGCCGGCGGCGCGGAAGTCGGTGGTGGAGCGGCAGGAAGTGACGCCGCCGCAGAACATTCTCATCGTCGAGGACAATCTGATCATCGCCATGGACGCAGAGGTCATCTTCGAAAGCCTCGGTGCCGAGGAGGTGGTCGTGCATTCCAGCGTCGAGGGTGCCCTCGATCATATCGAGAATCGTGACGAGCCGCTGTCCTTCGCTCTGCTGGACATCAATCTCGGCGGCGAGACGAGCTTCCCGGTCGCGCTGCGGCTGAAAGAGCTCGGCGTCCCCTTCGCTTTCGCTTCCGGCTACGGCGAGGGGACACGGCTTCCCGACGAGCTTCAGGATATCCGCATCCTCAGCAAGCCGTATGACAAGGACACGGTGGCAAGCCTCCTCGGCTGA